A window of Xylophilus sp. GW821-FHT01B05 contains these coding sequences:
- the rpsP gene encoding 30S ribosomal protein S16 encodes MVVIRLSRGGSKGRPFFNIVVADKRTRRDGRFIERLGFYNPTAKGGEEGLRIAQDRLSYWTGVGAQASPTVERLIRQAAKAVPAAAAEAAVAA; translated from the coding sequence ATGGTCGTCATTCGACTCTCCCGCGGCGGCTCCAAGGGCCGTCCGTTCTTCAACATCGTGGTTGCCGACAAGCGCACCCGCCGCGACGGTCGTTTCATCGAGCGTCTGGGCTTCTACAACCCGACCGCCAAGGGCGGCGAAGAAGGCCTGCGCATTGCCCAGGACCGTCTGTCCTACTGGACCGGCGTTGGCGCCCAGGCTTCCCCCACGGTCGAGCGTCTGATCCGTCAAGCCGCCAAGGCTGTGCCGGCTGCCGCTGCAGAAGCTGCTGTCGCTGCTTAA
- the rimM gene encoding ribosome maturation factor RimM (Essential for efficient processing of 16S rRNA), whose translation MLTGLESVELPADAIEIGRIVGAWGIKGWFRVLPYSADPEALFSSKRWFLQPAERGAKTFSGTLKLSIQEAKEHSDSVVASAKDIPDRNAAEALKGARVFIPRSSFPTAATDEYYWVDLIGLDVVNREGVALGQVRELLSTGPQTVLVLAYEAEGKPQERMIPFVSAFVDGVDLPGRRITVDWQPDY comes from the coding sequence ATGCTGACCGGCCTCGAATCTGTCGAGCTGCCGGCCGATGCGATCGAAATCGGCCGCATCGTCGGCGCATGGGGCATCAAGGGCTGGTTCCGTGTCCTGCCCTACAGCGCCGACCCCGAGGCGCTTTTTTCTTCCAAGCGCTGGTTCCTGCAGCCGGCCGAGCGAGGTGCAAAAACCTTCTCCGGCACGCTGAAGCTCTCCATCCAGGAGGCGAAGGAGCATTCCGACTCCGTCGTTGCCAGTGCCAAAGATATTCCCGACCGCAATGCCGCCGAAGCCCTCAAGGGCGCGCGCGTGTTCATTCCGCGTTCGAGCTTCCCGACCGCCGCCACAGACGAGTACTACTGGGTCGACCTGATCGGCCTGGACGTGGTCAACCGCGAAGGCGTAGCGCTTGGCCAGGTGCGTGAGCTGCTGTCCACTGGCCCGCAAACGGTGCTGGTGCTGGCCTACGAGGCCGAGGGCAAGCCGCAGGAACGCATGATTCCGTTCGTTTCTGCCTTTGTCGATGGCGTGGATCTGCCGGGCCGTCGCATTACGGTCGACTGGCAGCCAGACTACTGA
- the trmD gene encoding tRNA (guanosine(37)-N1)-methyltransferase TrmD has product MRFDVITLFPELFAPFLASGVTRRAYESGQVAVRLWNPRDYAQGNYRRVDDRPFGGGPGMVMLAEPLARCLEAIRADRAEAVPAPLVLFSPIGTRIDHAAVEGWSASAGAVLLCGRYEGVDQRFIDAFVDLQLSLGDFVLSGGEIPAMALLDAVARLQPGVLNDAGSHQLDSFNPALDGLLDCPHYTRPESWQGREVPAVLLSGDHAKIERWRGEQRLALTAQHRPDLLPAKKL; this is encoded by the coding sequence ATGCGCTTCGACGTCATCACCCTGTTCCCCGAGCTTTTTGCGCCCTTCCTCGCGAGTGGCGTGACGCGCCGCGCCTACGAGAGCGGCCAGGTCGCGGTGCGGCTGTGGAACCCGCGCGACTACGCCCAGGGCAACTACCGCCGTGTCGACGACCGTCCCTTTGGTGGCGGCCCGGGCATGGTGATGCTGGCCGAGCCGCTGGCGCGCTGCCTGGAGGCGATCCGCGCCGACCGGGCCGAGGCGGTGCCGGCGCCGCTGGTGCTTTTTTCCCCCATTGGCACGCGCATCGACCATGCCGCGGTCGAGGGCTGGTCGGCCAGCGCCGGTGCGGTGCTGCTCTGTGGCCGCTACGAGGGGGTTGACCAGCGCTTCATCGATGCTTTTGTCGATCTGCAGCTGAGCCTGGGCGACTTCGTGTTGTCCGGTGGCGAGATCCCCGCCATGGCCTTGCTCGATGCCGTGGCCCGGCTGCAACCCGGCGTGTTGAACGATGCGGGCAGCCACCAGCTCGACAGTTTCAACCCCGCGCTCGATGGCCTGCTGGATTGCCCGCACTACACCCGGCCCGAGTCCTGGCAGGGGCGGGAAGTGCCCGCCGTGCTGTTGTCGGGCGACCACGCCAAGATCGAGCGCTGGCGTGGCGAGCAGCGCCTTGCGCTCACTGCGCAGCACCGTCCTGATCTGCTGCCGGCAAAAAAGCTATAA
- the rplS gene encoding 50S ribosomal protein L19 codes for MSNLIQILEQEEIARLGRPIPAFAPGDTVVVSVNVVEGTRKRTQAFEGVVIAKRNRGLNSGFIVRKISSGEGVERTFQTYSPLIASIEVKRRGDVRRAKLYYLRDRSGKSARIKEKLPARKKPAVAPTAA; via the coding sequence ATGAGCAACCTCATCCAGATCCTCGAGCAGGAAGAAATCGCCCGCCTGGGCCGTCCGATCCCCGCGTTTGCCCCCGGCGACACGGTTGTCGTCAGCGTCAACGTCGTTGAAGGCACCCGCAAGCGTACCCAGGCCTTCGAAGGCGTGGTCATCGCCAAGCGCAACCGTGGCCTCAACAGCGGCTTCATCGTGCGCAAGATCTCCAGCGGCGAAGGCGTGGAGCGTACGTTCCAAACCTACAGCCCGCTGATCGCCAGCATCGAAGTCAAGCGCCGTGGTGACGTCCGCCGCGCCAAGCTGTACTACCTGCGTGACCGCAGCGGCAAGTCGGCACGTATCAAGGAAAAGCTGCCAGCTCGCAAGAAGCCAGCAGTCGCACCGACCGCTGCTTGA